One region of Peromyscus eremicus chromosome 4, PerEre_H2_v1, whole genome shotgun sequence genomic DNA includes:
- the Zc3h6 gene encoding zinc finger CCCH domain-containing protein 6: protein MTDSEHAGHDREDGELEDGEIEDAGFEETQDQEAKENERQKDEKAYRKSRKKHKKEREKKKSKRRKHEKHKHNSPSGDDSSDYSLDSDVEHMESSYKKRTSFYRDYDIPFSQHGHVSGSYMTSKKSQHNKKFHSKEYAESSFYSDDNFGNYNHEEEDDFSSQLNYYRQSQESSGKKQRTKGSPPGSEYRIKNFNTSHGRVLPKKIKRKEHRGTRVTKGPSVFSGMDDFQEYSKPGKKWKVMTQEFINQHTVEHKGKQICKYFLEGRCIKGDHCKFDHDAELEKKKEICKYYLQGYCTKGENCIYMHGEFPCKFYHSGAKCYQGDNCKFSHDDLTKETKKLLDKVLNADEELINEDKRELEELRKRGITPLPKPPPGVGLLPTPSEHFPFSDPEDDFETDLPDDLKKIPSLFEIVVKPTVDLAHKIGKKPPAYYNSASPPGPQFQESSPCPQHMYSSESSPGPGPNVPQGCDSPVRHPGSPGHHPCVGPPGPPMQESPPLPHGPSEIVGPHSQAGGLIQLDTLPAVGGAYHSPSFPGHVMKVPRENHCSPASLYQQMPGEMQLNTDSESMQVPAEFYDDYYSQQAAQNFQPPDNCADEMWQEEFAQQQQQQQPPMAHDSPKAGSGPEPSSSVPGHCPLPASGLPPAVQRALFIRLTQRYQEDEEPAGSQPQRASSKEEDDPVNWYSSSEEEEGSAVRSILRTLQKQTGPLRSQQHPPTELGVPTDPRLARDKRKGSQVVDPRLRTVPRQDVRKPHESVPVDLRLVWDPRKVRGNGSASGGSAASGAKFDLHHANTGANRKLQRRDDDDEDTERELREKAFLIPLDSLPGVVLQDPRSQLRQFSHIKMDIILSKPNFAKHIVWAPEDLLPVPLPKPDPVSSINLPLPPLIADQRLSRLWNTKGDHQSALSLDPKSAAKAKMNLTQREGYLEQCGDLHSSGSKLGDPRLQKNFDPRLHRLPSAESHQVTIKDSHVSKNAPNLARSNPALSQPSTASPTNAGPVALPPYAPKLSSSAGLPLGTSSSVLSGISLYDPREKQSLSSSELASISSEENAENQEKTGLKNSDKNEPSPGEVMLQKTPADMEVPAEGPVDMQADPLRSDDTVQVPAVHSLPVPALTGLMRPPYSDPRQAREPGQASPSPDDDPSRETDDKSLKEVFKTFDPTASPFC, encoded by the exons CATGGACATGTATCAGGAAGTTACATGACATCAAAGAAGAGTCAACATAACAAAAAATTCCACAGTAAAGAATATGCTGAGTCTAGTTTCTACAGTGATGACAACTTTGGTAATTACAACCACGAGGAAGAAGACGACTTTTCCAGTCAGCTGAACTATTATAGACAATCTCAGGAATCCTCAGGGAAAAAACAGAGAACTAAAGGAAGCCCACCAG GTTCTGAATACcggattaaaaattttaatactaGTCATGGACGTGTTTTGCCgaagaaaatcaaaagaaaagaacaccgTGGGACAAGAGTCACTAAAGGGCCTAGTGTCTTTTCAGGAATGGATGACTTTCAAGAG TACAGTAAACCAGGGAAAAAGTGGAAAGTTATGACTCAGGAGTTTATTAACCAGCATACAGTGGAGCACAAAGGAAAACAGATCTGTAAATACTTCCTGGAGGGAAGGTGTATTAAG GGAGACCACTGTAAATTTGATCATGATGcagaattggaaaagaaaaaggagatctGCAAATACTATTTACAGGGATATTGTACCAAAGGAGAGAATTGCATTTATATGCATG GCGAATTTCCTTGCAAGTTCTATCATAGTGGAGCAAAGTGCTACCAAGGAGACAACTGTAAGTTTTCCCATGATGATCTgaccaaagagacaaagaaacttCTGGACAAA GTGTTGAATGCTGATGAAGAACTTATAAACGAAGACAAAAGAGAATTAGAAGAACTTAGGAAGCGTGGCATAACTCCTCTTCCCAAACCACCCCCAGGAGTCGGACTTCTGCCAACCCCATCagagcactttcccttttctgatcCTGAAGACGATTTTGAGACAGATCTTCCTGATGATTTGAAGAAAATTCCATCTCTTTTTGAAATAGTTGTAAAACCTACTGTGGATTTAGCACATAAAATTGGGAAGAA aCCACCAGCATATTACAACAGTGCCTCGCCACCAGGACCACAGTTTCAGGAAAGCAGTCCCTGTCCACAGCATATGTACAGTTCTGAGTCAAGTCCAGGCCCAGGACCTAATGTCCCTCAAGGATGTGATAGTCCTGTGAGGCACCCAGGCTCCCCTGGCCATCATCCATGTGTGGGACCTCCTGGTCCACCAATGCAAGAGAGCCCACCTTTGCCACATGGTCCATCTGAAATTGTAGGCCCTCATAGTCAAGCTGGAGGGCTTATTCAGCTGGACACACTACCAGCTGTGGGTGGAGCTTATCATTCCCCAAGCTTTCCAGGACACGTGATGAAAGTCCCTAGAGAGAATCACTGCTCTCCAGCTTCACTGTACCAGCAAATGCCTGGAGAGATGCAACTTAACACCGATTCTGAGTCCATGCAAGTCCCAGCTGAGTTTTACGATGATTACTACTCACAGCAGGCTGCACAGAATTTTCAACCACCTGATAACTGTGCTG ATGAGATGTGGCAGGAAGAGTttgcacagcagcagcagcagcagcagcctcctATGGCTCATGACTCCCCTAAGGCTGGGAGTGGGCCTGAGCCCAGCAGCAGTGTGCCAGGTCACTGTCCTCTGCCTGCTTCAGGGCTCCCTCCTGCAGTGCAGAGAGCTCTTTTCATCCGCCTGACTCAGAGGTACCAAGAGGATGAGGAACCAGCTGGCAGCCAGCCTCAGAGAGCATCCAGCAAGGAAGAAG atgATCCAGTTAACTGGTACTCCAGTagtgaagaggaagagggaagtgcTGTCAGGTCCATTCTGAGAACATTACAGAAACAGACAGGACCTCTAAGAAGTCAGCAACACCCTCCCACAGAGCTTGGCGTTCCTACTGACCCAAGACTTGCCAGAGACAAGAGGAAAGGAAGTCAAGTGGTTGACCCAAGGCTTCGCACTGTCCCAAGGCAAGACGTTAGGAAGCCGCATGAGTCTGTCCCAGTGGATCTTAGACTTGTGTGGGATCCCAGGAAAGTAAGAGGGAATGGAAGTGCTTCCGGAGGCTCTGCTGCTAGTGGAGCAAAGTTCGATTTACACCACGCAAACACTGGGGCAAATCGCAAACTCCAGAGAAGGGACGATGATgatgaagacacagaaagagaactgagagaaAAAGCATTCTTGATACCTTTGGATTCTTTACCTGGAGTGGTACTCCAGGACCCAAGGTCACAGTTAAGACAGTTCAGTCACATTAAAATGGACATTATTCTATCCAAACCCAACTTCGCAAAACACATCGTGTGGGCTCCAGAAGACTTACTTCCGGTCCCTTTACCCAAACCCGACCCAGTATCTTCAATCaacttacctctgcctccactTATCGCTGACCAGAGGCTTAGTAGGTTATGGAATACAAAAGGTGATCATCAGAGTGCCCTGTCCCTTGATCCAAAATCCGCAGCCAAAGCCAAAATGAATCTAACACAGAGAGAGGGCTATTTAGAACAATGTGGAGACTTACATAGTTCAGGAAGTAAATTAGGGGACCCTAGGCTGCAAAAGAACTTTGACCCTAGGCTTCACAGACTGCCCAGTGCAGAGTCACATCAAGTGACTATAAAGGACTCGCATGTATCAAAGAATGCCCCAAACTTAGCCAGATCAAACCCTGCTTTGTCACAACCCTCAACAGCATCACCTACCAACGCTGGTCCTGTGGCTCTTCCTCCATATGCCCCCAAACTCTCTTCTTCAGCTGGCCTCCCACTGGGAACTTCAAGTTCAGTTCTTAGTGGCATTAGTTTGTATGATCCTAGGGAGAAGCAGTCATTGTCTTCATCAGAGCTAGCAAGCATTTCTTCAGAAGAAAATGCTGAGAACCAGGAAAAAACTGGTTTAAAAAATAGTGATAAAAATGAGCCTTCCCCTGGAGAAGTGATGCTACAGAAAACTCCTGCGGACATGGAAGTCCCTGCTGAGGGGCCAGTGGACATGCAGGCAGATCCTCTCAGGAGTGATGATACAGTTCAGGTCCCCGCCGTGCACAGTCTTCCTGTTCCGGCCTTAACAGGCTTAATGAGACCTCCATACAGTGATCCAAGGCAGGCaagagagccaggacaggcaagCCCAAGCCCAGATGATGATCCAAGCAGAGAAACAGATGACAAATCTCTGAAAGAGGTTTTTAAGACATTTGATCCAACCGCATCACCGTTCTGTTAG